A window from Bacteroidota bacterium encodes these proteins:
- a CDS encoding class I SAM-dependent methyltransferase: MASGHFIVLSGITSFQKNNQHLQPRENTGHQALQILSEADAFNNWMYSAISPYASGNILEIGSGMGNISKFFVLKGDAITLSDIDPFYLDHLQKKFHTYPNVKNFLSIDLQTKEFSKCYEDLKEKFDAVFLLNVLEHLADDSYAIQNCRFLLKENGTLIILVPAYSFLFSEMDKQLNHYRRYTTKSICKKINAEGFNIEKSFCFNFIGIPAWLYGKIRKFKVLPKTEMKLFNNIVPFGKLLDKITFHKAGLSAIAVARKNKT, encoded by the coding sequence ATGGCTTCAGGGCATTTTATTGTATTATCAGGTATAACCTCTTTTCAAAAAAATAACCAGCATTTGCAACCAAGAGAAAATACCGGTCACCAGGCATTACAGATATTATCTGAAGCAGACGCATTTAATAACTGGATGTACTCTGCAATTAGCCCTTATGCATCCGGAAATATTCTTGAAATCGGAAGCGGAATGGGTAATATTTCAAAATTTTTCGTCCTGAAAGGAGATGCAATTACATTATCAGATATTGATCCTTTTTACCTTGATCACCTGCAAAAAAAATTTCATACCTACCCGAACGTTAAAAACTTTCTTTCTATTGATCTGCAAACAAAAGAATTCAGTAAATGCTATGAAGATCTAAAAGAAAAATTTGATGCTGTATTTCTTTTAAATGTGCTTGAGCACCTGGCTGATGACAGTTATGCAATTCAGAATTGCAGATTTTTGTTAAAAGAAAATGGCACCCTGATCATCCTGGTGCCAGCTTATTCATTCCTGTTTTCCGAGATGGATAAGCAACTGAATCATTACCGCCGGTATACCACTAAATCAATTTGTAAAAAAATTAATGCAGAAGGTTTCAATATTGAAAAATCATTTTGTTTCAACTTTATCGGCATTCCTGCATGGCTATATGGTAAGATCCGAAAATTTAAAGTATTGCCTAAAACTGAAATGAAATTGTTCAATAACATAGTGCCTTTTGGAAAGTTATTAGACAAAATCACTTTTCATAAAGCCGGGCTTTCTGCGATTGCAGTAGCCAGGAAAAATAAAACCTGA
- a CDS encoding 30S ribosomal protein S21 yields the protein MLIIDSKDCENIDKALKKYKKKFEKSKVLLQLRERQSFTKPSVKRRGEVLKAVYKQKIASGKIEK from the coding sequence ATGCTGATTATCGATTCTAAAGACTGCGAAAACATAGACAAGGCCCTCAAAAAGTATAAAAAGAAATTTGAGAAGTCAAAAGTGCTTCTGCAGTTGCGTGAACGCCAGTCTTTCACTAAGCCGTCAGTTAAACGTCGGGGTGAAGTGTTGAAAGCTGTTTACAAGCAGAAAATCGCCAGCGGAAAAATAGAGAAGTAA
- a CDS encoding riboflavin synthase translates to MFTGIIEATGIIKQVISNGSNKSFWIESPISNQLKTDQSVSHNGACLTVEEVSDNRHQVTAIEETLIKTNLGSWKEGGTINLERCLTMNSRLDGHWVQGHVDTTATCLQKKPKDGSWVFEFEFPKKFAELVIEKGSICINGISLTAFDVKKKTFRVAIIPYTFNHTNIQYLDKGDTMNIEFDMIGKYILRKLSLVQ, encoded by the coding sequence ATGTTTACGGGAATAATAGAAGCAACTGGCATTATTAAACAGGTCATTTCCAATGGTTCCAACAAGAGTTTTTGGATCGAGTCCCCTATTTCTAATCAACTTAAAACAGACCAAAGTGTGAGCCATAACGGCGCCTGCCTTACCGTAGAGGAAGTTTCAGACAACCGCCATCAAGTGACGGCAATTGAGGAAACATTGATCAAAACCAATTTGGGTAGCTGGAAGGAAGGCGGCACCATAAACCTTGAAAGATGCCTGACAATGAACAGCCGTCTTGATGGCCATTGGGTGCAGGGCCATGTGGACACTACCGCAACATGCCTTCAGAAAAAACCCAAAGATGGAAGCTGGGTTTTTGAATTTGAGTTTCCAAAAAAATTTGCTGAACTGGTGATAGAAAAAGGTTCTATCTGTATAAACGGAATAAGCCTTACTGCATTTGATGTGAAAAAGAAAACATTCAGGGTAGCCATTATTCCTTATACTTTTAATCATACCAATATTCAATATTTAGATAAAGGTGACACTATGAATATCGAATTTGATATGATTGGAAAATATATCCTTAGAAAATTATCTTTGGTTCAATAA
- a CDS encoding acyltransferase: MTEIKTDRQHYPALDGVRGIAILLVVFFHNFGFINYFFFGWLGVDLFFVLSGFLITDILIRETGSKNYLKSFYTRRILRIFPIYYLLLIIFLLILPHFISSTVNLEYYTNNQAWLWTYTQNWLYIIKPHAYSNILLHLWSLAVEEQYYLIWPFVILIFRKPKVLLAISLFFLIGIIILRLVLWNKQIEGFQYFSWFTFSRIDGICIGSALALIKFISPKFITNNTPYIISSVAIFNFVFYFINKNYGFSFPYFPLIGYTTFAIVFAVIVSEAATLNKNFITILLSFTPLRFIGKISYGFYIYHWPIYVLLFPILLNYLKQVLHINTGSSQFLAAAIATVAGFLISILSFYFFEMPFLKLKKYFR; the protein is encoded by the coding sequence ATGACGGAAATAAAAACCGATAGACAACACTATCCTGCTTTAGATGGTGTGCGGGGAATAGCGATATTGCTTGTTGTGTTTTTTCACAATTTCGGTTTCATCAACTACTTCTTTTTTGGCTGGTTGGGTGTAGACTTGTTTTTTGTGCTATCAGGATTTCTTATTACTGATATACTTATCAGAGAAACAGGATCAAAAAATTATTTAAAATCCTTTTATACAAGACGGATTTTAAGAATTTTTCCCATTTATTACCTGCTATTGATAATTTTTCTTTTAATACTTCCTCATTTTATTTCGTCTACAGTCAATCTTGAATATTATACAAACAACCAGGCCTGGCTTTGGACCTATACACAAAACTGGTTGTATATTATTAAACCCCACGCCTATTCAAATATCCTGCTTCACTTATGGTCACTGGCAGTGGAAGAACAATATTACCTTATCTGGCCTTTTGTTATTCTAATATTCAGGAAACCGAAAGTTTTACTTGCGATAAGCTTGTTTTTTTTGATTGGAATTATTATTCTAAGGTTAGTATTGTGGAATAAACAAATTGAAGGATTTCAATATTTTAGCTGGTTTACTTTTAGCCGCATCGATGGTATTTGTATTGGCAGCGCATTGGCACTTATAAAATTTATATCGCCAAAATTCATTACTAACAATACACCCTATATCATAAGCTCTGTTGCGATCTTTAATTTTGTGTTTTACTTCATTAATAAAAACTACGGGTTCTCATTTCCTTATTTTCCCCTGATCGGCTACACTACTTTTGCAATTGTTTTTGCTGTAATAGTTTCCGAAGCTGCTACATTGAATAAAAATTTTATTACCATACTACTAAGTTTTACCCCCTTACGTTTCATTGGTAAAATTTCGTATGGCTTTTACATTTATCACTGGCCCATTTATGTTTTGCTTTTCCCGATATTGCTGAATTATTTAAAACAGGTATTACATATAAATACAGGAAGCTCACAGTTCTTAGCAGCAGCAATAGCAACAGTAGCAGGATTCCTGATCAGCATTTTGAGTTTTTATTTCTTTGAAATGCCTTTTCTTAAGCTTAAAAAGTATTTTCGCTGA
- a CDS encoding glycosyltransferase family 2 protein — translation MQSQNTEIKQLSIIIPCYNEEQYVATVLKRVIECDPGYSLAKQIIIVNDGSADATQKNIEIFITQNTGADIRLLNHEKNLGKGSSIKTALEHVTGEVVIVQDADLEYDPNDFNLLLQPIMNNEADVVLGSRFRGDGPHKGPFILHKLVNKVYTFLSNILTGQHLSDIHTCYKMFKTQILKSVIIEEHRFGFDPEIIAKLGHRKDVRIKEVGISYKGRNFAEGKKINFTDGFRAFYCIIRYNLFSKK, via the coding sequence ATGCAATCCCAGAATACAGAAATAAAACAACTCAGCATCATCATACCCTGTTATAATGAAGAACAATACGTAGCAACTGTTTTGAAGAGAGTAATTGAATGTGATCCCGGCTACAGCCTGGCAAAACAAATAATAATTGTAAATGATGGATCTGCTGATGCTACTCAAAAAAATATTGAAATATTTATCACCCAAAATACCGGAGCAGATATCCGATTATTAAATCATGAAAAAAATTTGGGTAAAGGCAGTAGCATAAAAACAGCTTTGGAACATGTTACCGGCGAAGTTGTTATCGTTCAGGATGCAGATCTTGAATATGATCCAAATGATTTTAATCTTTTGTTACAACCGATCATGAATAATGAGGCGGATGTGGTACTTGGATCAAGGTTTCGTGGAGATGGCCCACATAAGGGGCCCTTTATTTTACACAAACTGGTAAATAAAGTTTATACCTTTTTATCGAACATTTTAACTGGCCAGCATTTATCAGACATACATACCTGTTATAAAATGTTCAAAACCCAAATCCTGAAGTCTGTTATTATTGAAGAACATCGTTTTGGTTTTGACCCTGAAATAATAGCCAAACTTGGTCATAGAAAAGATGTGAGAATAAAAGAAGTGGGCATTTCATATAAGGGACGGAATTTTGCAGAAGGGAAAAAAATTAATTTCACTGATGGCTTCAGGGCATTTTATTGTATTATCAGGTATAACCTCTTTTCAAAAAAATAA
- a CDS encoding integrase, which produces MEVANHPHIQSFLDYLKFEKRYSVHTIIAYQTDLSDFFNFLKNTFDNTELKLISHTWVRSWLASLKENDNTSRSINRKISTLKSFFKYHIKSGNLQSTPMSQVISPKMQKRLPSFIREKDALKMIDAVSVATEDWDSLNAKMLITLFYATGMRLSELINLKESQIDTGNRQLKILGKGNKERIIPVPATILADIKDYKAQKRKLFEKVQDILLVTSKGQKLYPKYAYNIVNRVLGESSTLDKKSPHVLRHSFATHLMNNGANLNAVKELLGHSSLSSTQVYTHNTIEKLKDVYKKAHPKA; this is translated from the coding sequence ATGGAGGTAGCTAATCATCCGCATATCCAATCCTTTCTTGATTACCTGAAATTTGAAAAACGATATTCAGTTCATACCATCATCGCTTATCAAACCGATCTTTCTGATTTTTTTAATTTCCTGAAGAATACTTTCGATAACACTGAGCTGAAACTGATCTCTCATACATGGGTGCGCAGCTGGCTTGCATCGTTGAAAGAGAACGACAATACATCACGTAGCATCAACCGGAAAATATCAACGTTAAAATCTTTTTTCAAGTATCATATAAAGTCGGGCAATTTGCAATCAACTCCAATGAGCCAGGTAATATCACCGAAAATGCAAAAGCGATTGCCTTCTTTCATTAGAGAAAAGGATGCACTAAAAATGATAGATGCTGTAAGTGTTGCAACCGAAGATTGGGATTCGTTAAATGCAAAAATGCTGATCACTCTTTTTTATGCAACCGGCATGCGGTTAAGTGAATTAATAAATCTTAAAGAATCACAAATTGATACCGGAAATAGACAGTTAAAAATTTTGGGTAAAGGAAACAAGGAAAGAATCATTCCCGTACCCGCAACAATACTGGCTGATATAAAGGATTACAAGGCACAGAAAAGAAAACTGTTTGAAAAAGTACAGGACATTTTACTCGTTACTTCAAAAGGTCAAAAGCTATATCCTAAATACGCTTATAATATTGTGAACCGTGTTTTAGGAGAATCCAGCACATTGGACAAAAAAAGCCCCCACGTCTTGCGTCATAGTTTTGCCACACATCTCATGAACAATGGTGCAAACCTGAATGCTGTAAAGGAATTACTGGGTCATAGCAGCCTTTCCTCTACCCAGGTTTATACACATAATACTATCGAAAAGCTCAAAGATGTTTATAAAAAGGCCCATCCAAAGGCCTAG
- the nusG gene encoding transcription termination/antitermination factor NusG has product METTANTTPVQQEETKWYVLRVVSGKERKVKEYLDKEISRSNWNTVVKQVFLPVEKVYKVANGKKVVRERNYYPGYVMVEIQEGKLSDDLRDLIKNTNSVIHFLGKENPIALRKAEVNKMLGKMDEMAEVGGVSMSEPFIVGETIKIIEGPFNDFNGTIEEVNDEKKKLKVTVKIFGRSTPVELNYMQVEKIS; this is encoded by the coding sequence ATGGAAACTACAGCAAATACAACACCTGTGCAGCAGGAGGAGACGAAGTGGTATGTGCTTCGTGTAGTGAGTGGTAAAGAACGTAAGGTGAAAGAATACCTTGATAAGGAGATAAGCCGCAGTAATTGGAATACAGTGGTAAAACAAGTTTTTTTACCGGTAGAAAAAGTATACAAAGTTGCTAATGGCAAAAAGGTAGTGAGAGAAAGAAACTATTACCCGGGTTATGTAATGGTGGAAATTCAGGAAGGAAAACTTTCTGATGATCTGCGTGACCTGATTAAGAATACAAACAGCGTTATTCATTTTCTTGGAAAAGAAAATCCTATTGCATTACGTAAAGCAGAGGTAAATAAGATGCTGGGTAAAATGGATGAGATGGCTGAAGTTGGTGGTGTAAGTATGAGTGAGCCATTTATCGTTGGCGAAACTATCAAGATCATAGAAGGACCTTTCAATGACTTTAATGGTACGATTGAAGAAGTGAATGACGAGAAGAAAAAATTGAAAGTAACAGTAAAGAT
- the tuf gene encoding elongation factor Tu: MSKETFKRDKPHVNVGTIGHIDHGKTTLTAAITTILAKSGLATAKKYDEIDAAPEEKERGITINTAHVEYQTKNRHYAHVDCPGHADYVKNMITGAAQMDGAILVVAATDGPMPQTKEHILLARQVGVPRMVVFMNKVDLVDDPELLELVEMEIRELLTFYGFDGTNTPIIKGSATGALAGEEKWLAAIDELMAAVDTYIPLPPRPVDQPFLMSVEDVFSITGRGTVATGRIERGRVKTGEPVEIVGLIEKPLTSTVTGVEMFRKILDEGEAGDNAGLLLRGIEKTQIRRGMVIVKPGSITPHTDFKCEVYVLSKEEGGRHTPFFQKYRPQFYFRTTDVTGEVELPAGTEMVMPGDNCTLTVKLIQPIAMEKGLKFAIREGGRTVGAGQVTEILK; this comes from the coding sequence ATGTCAAAAGAGACCTTTAAGAGGGACAAACCCCACGTTAACGTTGGTACCATTGGCCATATCGACCACGGTAAAACAACACTTACTGCTGCCATCACAACCATTCTTGCAAAGAGCGGTTTGGCAACAGCTAAAAAGTATGATGAAATTGATGCTGCACCTGAAGAAAAGGAACGTGGTATCACGATTAATACGGCCCACGTGGAGTATCAGACGAAGAACCGTCACTATGCTCACGTTGACTGTCCTGGTCACGCTGACTATGTAAAGAATATGATCACTGGTGCTGCACAAATGGACGGAGCAATCCTCGTTGTGGCTGCTACTGATGGTCCAATGCCTCAAACAAAAGAGCACATCCTGCTGGCACGCCAGGTTGGTGTACCCCGCATGGTTGTGTTTATGAATAAAGTTGACCTGGTTGACGATCCAGAATTATTGGAACTTGTAGAAATGGAGATCCGTGAGCTATTGACTTTCTATGGTTTTGACGGTACGAATACGCCGATCATTAAAGGTTCTGCAACTGGTGCGTTGGCTGGTGAAGAAAAATGGTTGGCTGCTATCGATGAACTGATGGCTGCAGTTGATACTTATATTCCGCTGCCTCCTCGTCCGGTTGATCAGCCGTTCCTGATGTCAGTTGAAGACGTATTCTCTATTACGGGTCGTGGTACTGTTGCTACTGGCCGTATTGAAAGAGGTCGTGTAAAAACTGGTGAACCTGTTGAGATCGTTGGTTTGATCGAAAAACCATTGACTTCAACTGTAACAGGTGTGGAAATGTTCCGTAAGATCCTTGATGAAGGTGAAGCTGGTGATAACGCTGGTTTGCTACTTCGCGGTATTGAGAAAACTCAGATCCGTCGTGGTATGGTTATCGTTAAGCCTGGTTCTATTACTCCGCACACTGATTTCAAATGCGAAGTATACGTACTTAGCAAAGAAGAAGGTGGACGTCACACTCCTTTCTTCCAGAAATATCGTCCTCAGTTCTATTTCAGAACTACAGACGTAACAGGTGAGGTAGAATTACCAGCAGGTACCGAAATGGTTATGCCTGGTGATAACTGTACATTGACTGTAAAACTGATTCAGCCGATTGCGATGGAAAAAGGTCTGAAATTTGCGATCCGTGAAGGTGGTCGTACAGTAGGTGCTGGTCAGGTGACTGAGATTTTAAAATAA
- a CDS encoding HPF/RaiA family ribosome-associated protein — MNVNIQTVRFAADRKLLDYIEKKMEKLNNFHHRIIRVNVFLKLDNVAHTIKDKIAEIRIHVPRYDFFVKAGSKSFEESFDQAFESLLVQLKRKKEKQAA, encoded by the coding sequence ATGAACGTAAACATTCAAACCGTACGTTTTGCGGCGGACAGAAAGTTGTTGGATTACATTGAGAAAAAAATGGAAAAGCTAAACAACTTTCACCATCGAATTATCCGAGTAAATGTTTTTCTCAAACTTGACAATGTGGCTCACACAATTAAAGACAAGATTGCAGAAATCAGGATTCACGTACCCCGGTACGATTTTTTTGTAAAAGCAGGCAGCAAATCTTTTGAAGAATCATTTGACCAGGCATTCGAATCACTACTGGTTCAACTAAAACGAAAAAAAGAAAAGCAAGCAGCATAA
- the secE gene encoding preprotein translocase subunit SecE, with product MNKISTYFKESYKELMEKVTWPTWSQLQQSTMIVLGATLVITAIVWIMDFASGGVLKFLYNQLFKS from the coding sequence ATGAACAAAATTTCAACTTATTTTAAAGAGAGCTACAAAGAGCTGATGGAAAAAGTAACCTGGCCTACATGGAGCCAGTTACAACAATCTACAATGATTGTATTGGGAGCAACATTAGTTATTACTGCTATTGTGTGGATAATGGATTTTGCTTCTGGTGGTGTACTGAAATTTCTCTACAACCAATTATTTAAAAGCTAA